One Euphorbia lathyris chromosome 1, ddEupLath1.1, whole genome shotgun sequence DNA segment encodes these proteins:
- the LOC136208529 gene encoding cytochrome P450 726A27-like → MEQQNPSFPIFLFLLLFISIIFRIWKKQNQDSDLPPGPWKFPILGNLPHLLVSSDLTHQHFRTLSQIYGPVMGLQIGQVPAVIISSAEAAKDVMKTQGESFAERPLVLDAQIVLYNRQDILFGSYGDHWRQMRKIWILEFLSAKRVQSSKLIRTEEVADAITFLRSKGGSPVNLTKVIFEVTNSIMIRTAVGKNCKQKERLLSIADAVNETATSFGIADAFPSWKLLHYVSGVKSKPQSLHEETDQILEDIINEHKAKKHFEADNLLDVLLNLQNNGNLQLPLTNESIKASILQMFTVGSETTSKVTEWAMAELMKSPTEMRKAQEEVRRVFGETGKVDESRFQDLKFFKLVVKETLRLHPPGALIPRECRERTRIDGYEIHPKTRIIVNAWAIGRDTNTWRDAGKFEPERFEDCPIDYKGTTFELIPFGAGKRICPGMTLGITNLELFLANLLYHFDWEFADGITSQTLDMSEAVGGAVRKKIDLKLIPIPYQVTLPDSNNS, encoded by the exons ATGGAGCAGCAAAATCCCTCTTTTCCCATCTTTTTATTCTTGCTTCTTTTTATCTCTATAATATTCAGGATATGGAAGAAACAGAATCAGGACTCAGATCTTCCTCCAGGGCCATGGAAATTTCCAATTTTAGGTAATCTTCCTCATTTATTAGTAAGTTCTGATCTAACCCATCAACATTTTAGAACTTTGTCTCAAATTTATGGACCTGTTATGGGTCTTCAAATTGGCCAAGTTCCTGCTGTTATAATTTCATCAGCTGAAGCAGCCAAAGACGTTATGAAAACTCAGGGTGAATCATTCGCGGAACGGCCTCTCGTGTTGGATGCACAGATTGTGCTTTACAATCGGCAGGATATCTTGTTTGGTTCATATGGAGATCACTGGAGGCAGATGAGGAAAATTTGGATACTTGAATTTCTTAGTGCCAAACGAGTTCAATCTTCCAAGTTAATCAGGACAGAAGAAGTTGCTGATGCGATCACGTTCCTCCGTTCGAAAGGCGGATCCCCTGTGAATCTTACAAAGGTCATCTTTGAGGTTACAAATTCAATCATGATAAGAACAGCTGTGGGGAAGAATTGTAAGCAAAAAGAAAGATTGTTGAGTATTGCCGACGCAGTGAATGAGACGGCGACGAGTTTTGGCATCGCGGATGCTTTTCCGTCTTGGAAATTACTTCATTATGTTAGTGGAGTGAAGTCAAAACCCCAGAGTTTACACGAGGAAACAGATCAGATACTTGAAGATATTATTAATGAACATAAAGCTAAGAAACATTTTGAAGCTGATAATCTTTTAGATGTTCTGTTGAATCTACAAAACAATGGAAATCTTCAACTACCATTGACAAATGAAAGCATCAAAGCATCCATTCtg CAAATGTTTACAGTCGGAAGCGAAACAACTTCGAAAGTGACAGAATGGGCAATGGCAGAGCTGATGAAGAGCCCAACTGAAATGAGAAAAGCACAAGAAGAGGTAAGACGAGTATTTGGGGAAACCGGCAAGGTTGATGAATCAAGATTCCAAGATTTAAAATTCTTCAAGTTAGTAGTTAAAGAAACCTTAAGGCTACATCCTCCAGGTGCCTTGATTCCAAGAGAATGTAGAGAAAGAACACGAATTGATGGATATGAAATTCATCCGAAAACTAGAATTATTGTGAATGCTTGGGCCATTGGAAGAGATACTAATACTTGGAGAGATGCTGGAAAGTTTGAACCCGAAAGGTTTGAAGATTGTCCCATTGATTATAAAGGGACAACATTTGAACTAATACCTTTTGGTGCCGGAAAACGAATATGTCCAGGCATGACTTTAGGGATTACTAATTTAGAGCTTTTTCTCGCCAATTTGTTATATCATTTCGATTGGGAATTTGCTGACGGAATTACATCTCAAACTCTTGATATGTCTGAAGCTGTTGGTGGTGCTGTCAGGAAAAAAATAGACCTTAAATTGATTCCTATTCCCTATCAAGTTACCCTTCCTGACTCAAATAACTCTTGA